A genome region from Chelonia mydas isolate rCheMyd1 chromosome 24, rCheMyd1.pri.v2, whole genome shotgun sequence includes the following:
- the FCER1G gene encoding high affinity immunoglobulin epsilon receptor subunit gamma isoform X2, which produces MKMWLVAGLLLLLRAEGAEALAEPGLCYVLDAILFIYGIILTVLYCRLKLQIRNASKAVPSTAYSKEEGIYTGLSTQNQETYETLQTKPN; this is translated from the exons ATGAAGATGTGGCTCGTGGCcggcctgctgctgctcctcagggCCGAAGGCGCAG AGGCGCTGGCCGAACCCGGGCTGTGTTACGTCCTGGACGCCATCCTGTTCATCTATGGCATCATCCTCACAGTGCTCTACTGCCGCCTGAAG CTCCAGATTCGAAATGCCTCAAAAGCCGTCCCCAGCACAGCCTATAGT AAAGAAGAAGGGATCTATACT GGGCTCAGCACTCAGAACCAGGAGACCTATGAAACCCTCCAGACCAAGCCCAATTAG
- the FCER1G gene encoding high affinity immunoglobulin epsilon receptor subunit gamma isoform X1 produces the protein MKMWLVAGLLLLLRAEGAEALAEPGLCYVLDAILFIYGIILTVLYCRLKLQIRNASKAVPSTAYSQKEEGIYTGLSTQNQETYETLQTKPN, from the exons ATGAAGATGTGGCTCGTGGCcggcctgctgctgctcctcagggCCGAAGGCGCAG AGGCGCTGGCCGAACCCGGGCTGTGTTACGTCCTGGACGCCATCCTGTTCATCTATGGCATCATCCTCACAGTGCTCTACTGCCGCCTGAAG CTCCAGATTCGAAATGCCTCAAAAGCCGTCCCCAGCACAGCCTATAGT CAGAAAGAAGAAGGGATCTATACT GGGCTCAGCACTCAGAACCAGGAGACCTATGAAACCCTCCAGACCAAGCCCAATTAG